The DNA region tttatttgtgtttactggtgaaaatgcaataaaagttaattttaagtaaatttgtCAAATGACTATCtttatgattataatttttataatcaaaaatattttttgtcagtttaaacattacaTAGCATGACGAAAATGTGACTAAGatttcattgactaaaacatTTCGtagactaaaacttgactaaacaaaaacaggacaaggttgactaaatatgatagctaaaatgtacatttgagtaaGACTAAGATTACGATTAAATAAAAAGTGGGTGCTAAAATTAACACTACTTTAAATATCAAGAACATTTTGATTCTCCATTTCATGACCACTTTAAAGAAATGATTCatccaaaaattataattctgtcatgATTTCCTCAGCGTTCTCTCAACtttcacaaacatttattaaaagttatataaatGTCGGGACAAAATCTtcttaaagtaatgtttatggaatgttctttaaaatgtattagtatttAATAAACATTCGTGTAACACTGAATAATAGATCAACAttctaaaaaaattattgttatttatacttGAATGTTCTaagaaattattttgtaacatttaaataatgttacaatCACGGCAGGAAAACTTGACGTTTAACAttcttagaaaataaaaataaaaactgttaaataatgtaatattttgggTAACAATTATGTCAGTAGAAAATTTTAAGAAATGCTTCTGTAACctataaattatgaatttgtaaaatgaattagaaaatgtaaaaaacgcGAAATGTTTTGAATGCTTTGTATTATATCACCCTTGCATTAATAACTAGTTAATGCTACTGGGAGGGTGTTTCTAATGTGGCGTCTATGGACATGTGACTTCTGACTACTGTTATCAGTCTGACTGAGAAACCCGGAAATGTGAaaaattttaagttatttaaagaTGAATCCCAAAACCAAAGTTGACCGGAATCTCTTTGTGCAGACAGTGGAGCCTTAAACCCTGACGCCGTTCAGATGTGTCCATACTGCCAGCGGACGTACCGGCACAACGCGTCTCTGCAGGAACACATGAAGTTCTGTCAGGACCGGGATGGAGGAGACAGCGTGTGTCCTCTGTGTGGATACAGTACGCCGTACCACGCTCAGATGGAGCGGCACCTGACCCTTCACCAGACTCAAGACAAGGTGCTGACATCAAATGCATGCATAACTAACCACACATAAACAGAAACACAGCATGCTCATGATTTCACATCTCTTCCAGAACTCCATGTCTGAGCCCGGTCTGGAGAACAGAAAGTTTAAGTGCAATCAGTGTGGAAAGGCCTTTAAATACAAGCATCACCTCAAAGAGCACCTGCGCATTCACAGCGGTAAGAGACTCGAGCGTGAAATGAATCTCACCAAGaaatgaccatatatatatatactgtatatatatttgaaattggAGTGAAATGTGTATAAATCAACTTCTgtcacataagaaaaaaataattgttaagaAAACAGTCATACAGTACTTTGGTAAATAATAATTGacttaaaaagtcagaattattaattctaaataatatttccagtgatgtatggtttgttacggtaggacaatatttggccgagatacaagaATTTGAAAaactgaggatgcaaaaaaatctaaatattgagaaaatcgcctttaaagttgctcaaattaagttcttagcaatgcatagtactaatcaaaaatgaaattgtgatatatttactgtaggaaactTATCAAATATCTTAATGAAacttatctttacttaatatcctaatgatgacTGTTTTTTTGCTCCAGGGTCATGTACTGTGTagtatgtaaacattttatttagaatGCGATTAATCCTTttgcaatacaataaaaaacatatatacatatgtgagTGTGTATTTAAATAAGCCTAATAAATATTCACAGTGCATACACATAAAGTatgcaaacataaaatgttatCTTGATAAAAGTGTGCAATTAATCGCGACTTTTCGTTTTGCAGCCCTTTCAAATTATGTCGCATTTCTGTGTTTCTCCAATGCAATTAATTGtgaataattattttgcaatacaaatatatatttaaaatatatacacatgtgtgtatttatatatgtacctTATAAATATACACGCACATATAGTATGTAAACATAAACgtttattttgaatttcattaatcgcgattaatcgttttgaaacacaattttttttaatgtatacatatatcTGTATCTATTTATAAATAccaaaaaaatatacacagtacacacacatataatatataaacataaacttttattttgatggaagtatgtgattaatcgcgattattcGTTTTAATGTCTAATTATGTCACATTTCTGTGTTTCTCCTGTTCAGGTGAGAAGCCGTACGAATGCTCGAACTGTAAGAAGCGCTTTAGTCACTCGGGCTCCTACAGCTCTCACCTCAGCAGTAAGAAGTGTCTAAGCGGCGGCGGCGCGACAGGTAACATCGCTCATTACAACGCCCATCCCGCGTACCTCTTTCCTTCGCCCACGTCGCCCCCTGCTGTCAGCGGGAGAAAGGGCTCTCGGTTCCTGCCCGAGTCATCTGTCCCCGTCCTGAGCCACTCGTGGGACCCAGCAGAGGATCTGGCGCTGAGGACTGGTGTGTTTAAAGGCACATCGCTTCTGCCGCTGCTACAGTCGCGCAGCAAATTCGAGCACCTGTTGCAAGAGATGCTGCGGAGGGAGGTGAGAGATGAGAAACAAGCGAAAACTGAAAACTTCTCTCGGCTGTACGACATCCAAACATCGCCTACAACCAATCACGCGCCTTATAGAGAGCTGTCGTCGCCGCAGCGGGCATCTTGGCATTCTGTGCCGCAGCAGATCCTCGTGCCTTTACCGACACCCGCGCAGCTGGATAACCGCTGGCCAAGCGAAGGAAGTGCGAGTCCGAGAAAACCCACGTCACCCGCTTTACCTGAATGCCAGCATCCAATCGGCTCACGTTTCGGCTCTCCTCCAAGCTTGGACCTGTCAATCAACATGTCGCCACGGCAACCAAACCACATCCAGAGCGAACCTTTAGACTTATCTATTCCCAAAGTGCATTCGGCCGCGCCGCAGAATCTGGCATGTAATGGCAACTCAATGCATCACGAGGGCGTGTTCAAGAGACTGACTCCGCCCTCCCAGCAGCAGGTGGGTGGGGCCTATACAGCGTCGCCACTGTTCAGCAGCACGATGTTCAGCAGCTTCCCGTTCTTAAATCACATGATCCCCCCTGGTTTGGGACACAACGGtctgacatcacttcctctcACGCCACCCGTGCCCAGTCCGGGCTTCCTGTCTCCTGTGGCGTATATGATGGAGGCGGAGTCAGAGTCAATGCTGAAGAGAATACAACATGAAAGACATTCGATCATGgtaagagaaaacacaatgaaataaAGGCTACTgcaaaatatatatgaattatatgtataataaaaaatatatatttttataacaaaaatgtgttataaatatgtgtaataaaatataaaaataaaaacatgatattctttataacaaatgtattgtAAATATGTGAAAggaaagattttattaattattacaaagtgtattttaaacatttgtaatattatatgaaaatacaatatggtgtgtattataacaaaaaaaatctgaatttgtaatataaaataaaattaaatttaacttaaaaaaagtgtttaaatctGTATAATAAGATAGAAAAATAGACAAATCACATTCATTATAACAAACATATATTCTAAATatgtgtaaaaaattaaatattatattcctttataacaaatgtttttctaaatatgtataataaaatataaaaataaaaatatatttattgtaatcaaaatgtattctaaatatatgtaataaaattgCCAATATGATATTCATTATAACaaaaatttaatctaaatatgtgaatgaaaatattgtaaatatggttttcattattataaaatgtaatctaaatatatacaataaaatattcaatacaatattcaatatacaaaatattatacaaaaatatgatatgcattataacaaaaatgtattctactgtaaatatgaataatgaaatctaaaatatttattataacaaaaatgtagtctaaatatttataataaaattaaatgaatgtgaaaaacatcaaaaaagaCCAGTGTAACACCTTGACAAGTagtttcctgtcctgtgtagatatatttcctgttgaaacaggaagttggggtGGAACATATTGTCatcattatttcctttttttgaaATACCCAGTAGCCCTTggtttagatttttgtttattttattgcaaggAAACaacttttaattgtttaattgtttaattgttttattgatttgtattgcTTTTCACAACACACACTGATTCAAAGCAGCTTTGCAGAAAACAGTGATGTTTATCATATCTTTATGCCTTTTAGTCACACTTAGCAGATTAGATCCAGATGATAATATAGTTAAGTGTATCTACTAAAAGTTACATTTAACTtcgttttgacaaaaaaaaaaagtgattttaactAAAAGCCAAAACAAATTGTATTCATGGTTGATGTTCTGAAAACCAATCGTTTAAAACCTTTCAATAAATTAGCCAAATCCAATAGTTACAAAACagaatagtttacattttatttagtttattaatgtaatattcaGCATTAATCTTCAATCTTTGGGAATGCTTGTACTTAGtaagcaaattaaataaatattagaatgaGAAAGATCGATTTTACACTCTTAGTCATAAAAGCATGAAAGGTTTactatatataaacacatgcatataatgcaaGACCACCTCATATTGCACCAGCTGCGCTGACATCCCTGTGAAGGTGATTGATTTCCTCTGCTTGAGCAATAAACAAACATGCCACGCTCAGGGAAATTCCCTGCACTTCATGTCAAAGGGCAGCAAGTGCACACGCCTGCACACTCATATCTCAGCATCTCAACGTTACACTGGTGACATATTCAAGTATATTTAGAAAACAGTAGTCCTAGTCATGCATTTGCTTCACAAGGATCAAATATACTAACAAAAGTGAGTCTCTCTTAAATGCACTGTCAAATTTCTAGATAAACACATCTGGTAAATAAAAATGTGCTGTATACAATTGCATGATTAAAATGCCGGATTAAAATAGCAAATGCTGTTTTCCAGAATTATGACCACGTAAATGAAAGTGCAGTAACTAAATAAGTTCATTTAGATATTAACTTGCAATGTGGTGttatacatgcatttaaactacttcaggcgagttttaaaaatgtatttatttaatatttgataaatTACATGGCGAATTACATATAATAATACTTTATATAATAATGAACTGCAAAAGAAAAAGATTTAGAAATTTGAAAATATCAAACTGTGTCTTGAAATACACCCCATATTTCCTAACACactcatattcatatataaaaatacattttatttctaaagcaGAACATCTTAGTGCTATAAAagagtcaaaataaaataaagcaattaagaaattaagttaaaaCCAGCTGCCAACTAAAATTAACACAAGAAATGTAAACACTAAAAGAAATGTAAACACTGAAGAACTTTTTAAGCAAATTTTTTGAGTATGGGATTGAGATGGAGCCATATTCCTGAGGTGGTGAAAAGATGTTTTGCCGAGATGTTTAATGTGGGCCTCAAAGGTTTAATGAGGGTCAAACCTGATGCAGAGATTGGTGACTAATGGTGATAGGGGAATGTCCTGGCCAGGAAATGTAAAACAGGTTATGGTGGATGATCCTGTCTGATGAGAAGAACCAATGAGAATTTCTTTGAGCTGTTCAGCTGGAGAAAGTTCTAATTCATTCATGCCCTAATCTCCTCCAGACAAGTGAGTGTGGGTAGAgtggattatgatgatgatgacgatgatgatgatgtgtgagTATCAGTTTTCATGTATAATTATAAGTGTAACAATGGAAAGAAATTCTGAAGCAACTGATGACTTTGCCGAGGGGGagcatgtaaaaaatgaataagaTAGGTCAGAGAACTGAGCCCTGTGGTACCCCGCAACCCACCGCATGTGAACGGGGCCTTGAGCCACAAATTCAGATCTGTCTTTGAGGTATGACTCAAACAAGTGCAAGACAGTGTTATTAAGAGTTAATAGAGTGGTGTAGCCGGTTGAGAAGTATACCGTGATCAACGGTATCGAACGCTACAGAAAGGTTCAGGAGGACAAGGAGTGATGGTGAACCAGCGTCATCTGTCATCAGCAGGTCATTTGTGACTCTCACTAAAGCTGTTTCTGTGCTGTATTGTTGAGTTTGAGGTGGTCCTGAAGGTGCCTGTCAACTACTTTCTCAAAAATCTTAGGTTTGAGGATTTTAAGATTAATCTACGATCTTGATTTCTAAGttaatgtttttgtgtgaaatattgaGGAACACATTGCATGCGGGCctaataataactaatattttcttcttttctctgGGCAGGCTGAAGCGCTGAATCGTGGCGGTGTGGAGTATCTGTGTTTGATGGATGATGGGATGGATGGAGAGATCGGTCCTGGGAGGAAGAGGCTGAAGAAGACGGAGGAAGGACTGTACGCCTGCGACATCTGCGACAAAACCTTCCAGAAGAGCAGCTCTCTGCTGCGCCATAAATATGAGCACACAGGTACAGTACAGCCTTTACCCTAACATGAGTACGTTTAATTATAACAGTTTACATCAAatatatctatatgtatgtatgtgtgtgtgtgtgtgtgtgtgtgtgtgtgtgtgttggctgaaCTATTGTATTAATCgttttatttatattctaatttattatattatttttctgttatgtaatattttatcagtattattattaataaattgtaattatttagatataaattgctatataaaataaatataaattatcagaaatataatataaaataaatataattcataattaatattatttataaaaattatataatatataatatttataaattatattaattaatcattctatttgtatatatatatatatatatatatatatatatatatatacaaataaaaattatttcacttgtttaaaataatgtttttgaaatataaagatttttcacacatatacagtttatatacatacataaaataaaataaaaatttaaatataaaaaattaaatgattgaaattttgaatataaataaataaatagatagatagatagatagatagatagatagatagatagatagatagatagatagatagatagatagatgttatttatatttattttaagtataatttaattaaaaaaaagtttttattttattattatttttcactcatttttttaatttttattcactAGAATGCACATTTACTAAAGTGTCTATAAAGTAATTTAGTGAATTTAATTTAGATACACATACATCTTTAAGTAAATTCATATACTCGTTCATGATACTTAAAAAATCCAGTATACAGAAAGGTAAAGAGAGACACGAGCAGACTGAAGAGTAGCTCCTCTTTCTTCTCGCCCCGTGCAGGGAAGAGACCTCACGAGTGTCAGATCTGTAAGAAGGCGTTCAAACACAAGCATCATCTGATTGAACACAGCCGCCTGCACTCCGGAGAGAAGCCATATCAGTGCGACAAGTGCGGCAAACGCTTCTCACACTCGGGCTCGTACTCGCAGCACATGAACCACCGCTACGCCTTCTGCAGCCGCGACAGCGACCCGGACATCAGCGAGCCGCCCGCCGCGTACCAGAGCGACTCCAGCAGAGACGAGGAGGACGAGGACGAGGACGAGGAAGAGGAGAGCGCTTACCATGGAGGA from Carassius auratus strain Wakin chromosome 6, ASM336829v1, whole genome shotgun sequence includes:
- the LOC113102921 gene encoding zinc finger E-box-binding homeobox 2-like isoform X2, yielding MFAQRILITDRSTRDLAEGEPERCLGSEGEDEGSVWGMEVLDSRDAQDKVSLTPSEGTEPGSPVPCAESWADTETRTLKIPAADPEHCQADARVMDGGSHYDSVSQLLRPIHAQQCNGSISSYHLESGHGDMSPVCWSPGDNKSPEVEDSGALNPDAVQMCPYCQRTYRHNASLQEHMKFCQDRDGGDSVCPLCGYSTPYHAQMERHLTLHQTQDKNSMSEPGLENRKFKCNQCGKAFKYKHHLKEHLRIHSGEKPYECSNCKKRFSHSGSYSSHLSSKKCLSGGGATGNIAHYNAHPAYLFPSPTSPPAVSGRKGSRFLPESSVPVLSHSWDPAEDLALRTGVFKGTSLLPLLQSRSKFEHLLQEMLRREVRDEKQAKTENFSRLYDIQTSPTTNHAPYRELSSPQRASWHSVPQQILVPLPTPAQLDNRWPSEGSASPRKPTSPALPECQHPIGSRFGSPPSLDLSINMSPRQPNHIQSEPLDLSIPKVHSAAPQNLACNGNSMHHEGVFKRLTPPSQQQVGGAYTASPLFSSTMFSSFPFLNHMIPPGLGHNGLTSLPLTPPVPSPGFLSPVAYMMEAESESMLKRIQHERHSIMAEALNRGGVEYLCLMDDGMDGEIGPGRKRLKKTEEGLYACDICDKTFQKSSSLLRHKYEHTGKRPHECQICKKAFKHKHHLIEHSRLHSGEKPYQCDKCGKRFSHSGSYSQHMNHRYAFCSRDSDPDISEPPAAYQSDSSRDEEDEDEDEEEESAYHGGVRTEQTDGNQKQESPDGEREQTILQCLPKM
- the LOC113102921 gene encoding zinc finger E-box-binding homeobox 1-like isoform X1, with amino-acid sequence MAERSRGKRRKQANPRRNRGEPERCLGSEGEDEGSVWGMEVLDSRDAQDKVSLTPSEGTEPGSPVPCAESWADTETRTLKIPAADPEHCQADARVMDGGSHYDSVSQLLRPIHAQQCNGSISSYHLESGHGDMSPVCWSPGDNKSPEVEDSGALNPDAVQMCPYCQRTYRHNASLQEHMKFCQDRDGGDSVCPLCGYSTPYHAQMERHLTLHQTQDKNSMSEPGLENRKFKCNQCGKAFKYKHHLKEHLRIHSGEKPYECSNCKKRFSHSGSYSSHLSSKKCLSGGGATGNIAHYNAHPAYLFPSPTSPPAVSGRKGSRFLPESSVPVLSHSWDPAEDLALRTGVFKGTSLLPLLQSRSKFEHLLQEMLRREVRDEKQAKTENFSRLYDIQTSPTTNHAPYRELSSPQRASWHSVPQQILVPLPTPAQLDNRWPSEGSASPRKPTSPALPECQHPIGSRFGSPPSLDLSINMSPRQPNHIQSEPLDLSIPKVHSAAPQNLACNGNSMHHEGVFKRLTPPSQQQVGGAYTASPLFSSTMFSSFPFLNHMIPPGLGHNGLTSLPLTPPVPSPGFLSPVAYMMEAESESMLKRIQHERHSIMAEALNRGGVEYLCLMDDGMDGEIGPGRKRLKKTEEGLYACDICDKTFQKSSSLLRHKYEHTGKRPHECQICKKAFKHKHHLIEHSRLHSGEKPYQCDKCGKRFSHSGSYSQHMNHRYAFCSRDSDPDISEPPAAYQSDSSRDEEDEDEDEEEESAYHGGVRTEQTDGNQKQESPDGEREQTILQCLPKM